In a single window of the Bacteroides acidifaciens genome:
- a CDS encoding DcaP family trimeric outer membrane transporter, with protein sequence MKKYILLFLCLITVSGSFAQMKDFKFKFYGQIRTDLYYNSRANQETVDGLFYMYPLDKNRDEDGNDLNSTPNSNFYTLYSRLGVDVAGPKLGTAKTSAKIEADFRGTGNSFSVVRLRHAYLNLDWDKSALLLGQTWHPLYGEVAPQILNLSMGAPFQPFSRAPQIRYRYKNKNFQLTGAAVWQSQYLSQGPAGKSQEYIKKSCVPEIYIGADYKKGGLLAGVGVELLSLKPRTVSTEGYKVDERITTLSYEAHVKYTNKNWFIGAKSVLGSNLTQASGLGGFGIKSINERTGEQKYTPIRFSSSWLNAVYGQKWKPGIFVGYAKNLGTSDTLESEKLYGTGTNLDQLVTAGAELTYNVPHWKFGLEYTLSSAWYGSLKHSNGKIIDTHAVCNNRIVAVAMFMF encoded by the coding sequence ATGAAAAAATACATTCTATTATTTCTTTGCCTGATAACAGTTTCGGGCAGTTTTGCACAGATGAAGGACTTCAAGTTCAAGTTTTATGGACAGATTCGTACAGACCTTTATTACAACAGTCGTGCCAATCAAGAAACTGTAGACGGATTGTTCTATATGTATCCCTTGGACAAGAATCGCGATGAGGACGGAAACGATTTGAATTCAACGCCTAACAGTAATTTCTACACACTGTATTCACGTTTGGGAGTAGACGTCGCCGGACCTAAACTGGGAACAGCCAAGACTTCCGCCAAGATAGAAGCCGACTTTCGCGGTACCGGCAATTCTTTTTCAGTAGTCCGACTGCGCCACGCTTATCTCAATTTGGATTGGGACAAATCGGCCTTGCTGCTCGGGCAAACATGGCACCCGCTATATGGTGAAGTAGCCCCGCAAATTCTTAATCTGTCAATGGGAGCACCTTTTCAACCGTTCAGTCGCGCACCGCAGATTCGCTATCGATACAAGAACAAAAACTTCCAACTTACAGGAGCTGCCGTATGGCAATCCCAGTATTTGTCTCAAGGACCTGCCGGAAAGAGCCAGGAGTATATAAAGAAAAGCTGTGTCCCTGAAATTTATATTGGGGCAGATTATAAGAAAGGTGGCTTATTAGCGGGTGTAGGTGTTGAGTTGTTATCATTAAAGCCACGTACAGTCTCCACAGAAGGATATAAAGTAGACGAACGCATCACAACCCTTTCATATGAAGCTCATGTGAAATACACGAATAAAAACTGGTTTATCGGCGCAAAAAGTGTATTAGGCTCCAATCTTACACAAGCTTCCGGTCTTGGCGGATTCGGTATTAAATCTATTAATGAACGCACAGGAGAACAGAAATACACTCCAATACGTTTCTCAAGTTCTTGGCTGAATGCCGTTTACGGACAAAAATGGAAACCGGGAATCTTTGTCGGCTATGCAAAGAATTTAGGAACAAGCGATACATTGGAATCAGAAAAGCTATATGGTACAGGAACAAACCTTGACCAATTAGTTACAGCAGGGGCTGAATTGACATACAATGTACCTCATTGGAAATTTGGTCTGGAATATACTCTAAGTTCGGCATGGTATGGTTCACTCAAGCATTCTAACGGAAAAATTATAGACACTCATGCTGTTTGCAATAACCGTATCGTAGCGGTAGCTATGTTTATGTTCTAA
- a CDS encoding tRNA-dihydrouridine synthase family protein, whose translation MQEILPIHFAPLQGYTDTFYRNAHATYFGGIDTYYTPFVRIEKGDFRRRDVRSIEPENNHVPHLVPQLIAPTAEKAEAILSLFIEKGYEEADINLGCPFPILAKRHNGSGILPYPEEVEALLSLVRKYPQISFSIKMRLGWENPAECLKLAPIINELPLRQVTMHPRLGKQQYKGEVDLKGFADFQDACKHPIIYNGDINSLEDIQQIQDKFPSLAGIMIGRGLLANPALALEHRQGRALSFDEMVQKLQLMHKSVYTAYAEQLEGGDGQFLNKMKTFWEYLLPNTEKKLMKAIHKSTSLNKYNQAVNAFFNQR comes from the coding sequence ATGCAAGAAATCCTTCCTATTCACTTTGCACCGTTACAGGGGTATACAGATACTTTTTACCGCAATGCCCACGCTACTTATTTTGGTGGCATAGACACTTATTACACCCCATTTGTCCGAATCGAGAAAGGTGATTTCCGCCGCAGGGATGTCCGGAGCATCGAACCGGAAAATAACCATGTACCTCACCTCGTTCCCCAGCTAATAGCTCCGACAGCGGAAAAAGCGGAAGCTATTCTCTCCCTTTTCATCGAGAAAGGATATGAAGAAGCGGATATAAATCTGGGCTGCCCCTTTCCAATTTTAGCAAAGCGCCACAATGGTTCCGGCATCTTGCCTTATCCTGAAGAAGTGGAAGCACTGCTCAGCTTGGTTCGGAAGTATCCGCAAATCAGTTTTTCCATAAAAATGAGATTGGGATGGGAGAATCCGGCTGAATGCCTCAAACTAGCTCCTATTATTAATGAACTGCCACTGCGGCAAGTCACGATGCATCCCCGTTTAGGAAAACAACAATATAAAGGTGAAGTAGACCTCAAAGGGTTCGCTGATTTTCAAGATGCCTGCAAACATCCTATTATTTACAACGGAGACATAAACAGTCTGGAAGATATTCAACAAATCCAGGACAAATTTCCTTCATTAGCCGGAATCATGATAGGACGCGGGCTACTCGCCAATCCGGCGTTAGCATTAGAGCATAGACAAGGACGCGCTCTTAGCTTCGATGAAATGGTACAAAAATTGCAATTGATGCACAAAAGCGTATACACGGCATACGCAGAGCAGCTTGAAGGTGGAGACGGACAGTTCCTAAACAAGATGAAGACTTTTTGGGAATATTTATTGCCAAATACAGAAAAAAAACTAATGAAAGCTATTCATAAAAGTACAAGCCTGAACAAATATAATCAGGCTGTCAATGCCTTTTTTAATCAACGATAG
- a CDS encoding RagB/SusD family nutrient uptake outer membrane protein: protein MKTIKIFILALIAGMSIASCDFLEKEPNQITPGNYFKTPGEASSFLTGVYATLQQSTFYGNAYLYLVGGDDLGHYGGVGRTPNKTGLICNNATSSDPDVLGFWYTLYTGINRANVFLENIDAVPDMDKDLRLQYKAEARFLRAFFYFNLVQCWGDVPFTTESTVDPENLARPRTDKQQIYDFIVREMAGSSNDLKSSSDLNYLPGRVSKSAAWGILARVYMFRAGEHFRDNKASDPVTEKEYFKKASHYAQLVLKEGHDLDNNYWDLFIDLCSNKYNSSGKNESIWEVEFAGNRSTDVRAEGRIGNIIGIVGPDLSATSYKGQEDPGFGYGFIYSTPKLLDLYEANNDKNRCNWSIAPFTYTQSKKGGAVDGRYFEYGKMDEVKNQYWDISYSYGPEGSITTTDPETGKTETKRYGDYEKTKTSSDNNRNRACAKYRREYEADKKSKNDTSINFPILRFSDILLMIAEAENEVNGAPNTLAYDCINRVRRRAGIEELKDLDYSQFLSKLKDERAMELCFEYTRRFDLIRWGEYIEKMNELVSVAQAGGSWTQGATNVYNYFNISSAYNYFPIPAQEMAMNPFITENNPKW, encoded by the coding sequence ATGAAAACAATCAAGATATTCATCCTTGCCCTAATTGCCGGTATGAGCATCGCTTCCTGCGATTTCCTTGAAAAAGAGCCCAACCAAATTACACCCGGGAACTATTTCAAAACTCCGGGAGAAGCATCTTCGTTCCTGACAGGTGTTTATGCTACCTTGCAACAAAGTACGTTCTACGGAAATGCTTACCTGTATCTGGTTGGTGGAGATGACCTCGGTCATTACGGCGGTGTCGGACGTACGCCCAACAAGACCGGACTGATTTGCAATAATGCCACTAGTAGTGATCCCGATGTACTCGGTTTTTGGTATACCCTCTATACAGGTATCAACCGTGCCAATGTTTTCCTAGAAAATATTGATGCCGTACCCGATATGGACAAAGACCTGCGCCTTCAATATAAGGCGGAAGCCCGTTTCCTGCGCGCCTTCTTTTATTTCAATCTCGTACAATGTTGGGGAGATGTTCCGTTCACTACCGAATCCACTGTCGATCCGGAGAACTTGGCTCGCCCACGTACCGACAAACAACAGATTTATGATTTCATTGTCCGCGAAATGGCAGGTTCCAGCAACGATTTGAAATCTTCTTCCGATTTGAACTATCTTCCCGGACGTGTTTCAAAATCAGCAGCCTGGGGGATATTGGCGAGAGTGTATATGTTCAGAGCAGGTGAACACTTCCGCGACAACAAAGCCTCCGACCCGGTAACTGAAAAAGAATATTTCAAGAAGGCCAGCCACTATGCGCAACTGGTATTAAAGGAAGGGCACGATTTGGATAACAACTACTGGGATTTGTTTATTGACCTCTGCTCAAACAAATATAACAGTTCCGGAAAAAACGAGAGTATTTGGGAAGTCGAGTTTGCCGGAAACCGCTCAACCGATGTACGCGCCGAAGGACGTATTGGAAACATCATCGGAATTGTAGGACCGGACCTGTCCGCTACTTCTTACAAAGGGCAAGAAGACCCCGGATTTGGTTATGGCTTTATCTACTCCACTCCGAAATTGCTGGATTTGTATGAAGCCAACAATGACAAAAACCGCTGTAACTGGAGTATCGCACCTTTCACTTATACACAATCCAAGAAAGGCGGTGCGGTAGACGGACGCTATTTTGAGTATGGAAAAATGGACGAAGTGAAAAATCAATACTGGGATATTTCTTACAGCTACGGTCCCGAAGGCTCTATCACTACTACCGATCCCGAAACCGGAAAAACCGAGACTAAAAGATACGGTGATTACGAAAAAACTAAAACAAGCAGCGATAACAACCGCAACCGCGCCTGTGCCAAATATCGCCGCGAATATGAAGCTGACAAAAAGAGTAAGAATGATACTTCTATCAACTTCCCCATTCTGCGCTTCTCCGACATCCTGCTAATGATTGCCGAAGCAGAGAACGAAGTGAACGGAGCCCCTAATACCTTGGCTTACGATTGTATCAATCGTGTGAGAAGACGTGCCGGCATTGAAGAACTAAAGGATTTGGACTACTCTCAGTTTCTGAGCAAACTGAAAGACGAACGGGCTATGGAGCTATGTTTCGAATATACCCGTCGTTTCGACCTTATCCGCTGGGGAGAATATATTGAGAAGATGAACGAGCTGGTAAGCGTTGCTCAAGCAGGAGGTTCGTGGACACAAGGTGCTACCAATGTATATAACTATTTCAACATTTCTTCCGCTTACAACTATTTCCCGATTCCAGCTCAGGAGATGGCAATGAATCCATTTATTACTGAGAACAACCCGAAATGGTAA
- a CDS encoding DUF5017 domain-containing protein, which produces MKTYKLLTAIAFLSLGLTACDKELKEDTELHVGVATSQDVNFDGKTVTVKKGTPVVFTLDGDPDFITFFSGESLKEYRYKDRTMMQLEDLDVCELSLGISAMTGNINNADITLYVSDKFPGLAKNNFEADRRLLDEEFNDWNILIDKNDKEEGAYPSKVWSTESDALKTENVKWVTRNLQDYLGKKVTFAICYRGVNNTSAQPKFYFLKLQMKKAFKNGIGTTTVAKDFGFTPVNMLCNENLDDQAAAVYKPNANNKEYGYVTNNIAGIWKMGDLNQIAIHSSAKDKTLKYSWLVSDPISIDASCNPDTGTSIKNISQSLSSYTYTYEEAGTYTATFVANNANYVYEGGQVVRELTINVVE; this is translated from the coding sequence ATGAAAACATATAAATTACTTACAGCAATAGCCTTTCTCAGCTTAGGACTGACTGCTTGTGACAAAGAACTAAAAGAAGATACGGAACTGCACGTAGGCGTAGCTACCAGTCAGGATGTCAACTTCGACGGAAAGACGGTAACAGTAAAAAAAGGAACTCCGGTGGTATTCACCTTAGACGGTGACCCCGATTTTATCACATTCTTCAGCGGAGAGTCTTTAAAAGAATACAGGTACAAAGACCGCACAATGATGCAGCTTGAGGACCTCGATGTTTGTGAATTAAGTCTCGGAATCAGTGCAATGACAGGTAATATCAATAATGCCGACATTACACTATACGTTTCCGACAAATTCCCCGGTCTTGCAAAGAACAACTTCGAAGCGGACAGACGCTTATTGGACGAAGAATTTAATGACTGGAACATATTGATAGATAAGAATGATAAAGAAGAAGGAGCTTATCCTTCCAAAGTATGGTCAACGGAGTCCGATGCTTTGAAAACAGAGAATGTGAAATGGGTAACAAGAAACCTGCAAGATTATCTGGGTAAGAAAGTAACATTTGCTATCTGTTACAGAGGCGTGAACAATACAAGTGCCCAACCGAAATTCTACTTCTTAAAACTACAGATGAAAAAGGCATTCAAGAATGGCATAGGAACAACAACAGTTGCCAAAGATTTTGGTTTTACGCCTGTAAATATGCTCTGCAATGAAAACTTGGATGATCAGGCAGCTGCTGTTTATAAACCAAATGCGAATAACAAGGAATACGGCTATGTCACAAATAATATAGCCGGCATCTGGAAAATGGGAGACCTGAACCAAATAGCCATCCACTCCTCGGCTAAAGATAAAACCTTAAAATATAGTTGGTTGGTATCCGACCCAATTTCTATTGATGCTTCCTGTAATCCTGACACCGGAACTAGCATCAAGAATATTTCCCAATCACTATCATCATACACCTATACTTACGAAGAAGCCGGTACATATACCGCTACTTTCGTAGCCAACAATGCAAACTACGTCTACGAAGGTGGACAAGTAGTCCGTGAACTGACAATAAACGTTGTAGAATAA
- a CDS encoding chondroitinase family polysaccharide lyase: MMKQSFIRLGVLTLFSCLCSAFLHSQVVTDERLFSFEAPKVPDCITSTHSQLSISDIHYKDGKHSMKWDFEPGGILELKKDLKFEKKDPTGKDLYLSAFIVWVYNEEPQNTTIEFEFLKDGRKCTSFPFGINFKGWRAAWVCYERDMQGVPEEGMNELRIVAPNSKGCLFIDHLITATKVDARQQTADLQVPFVNAGTNNHWLVVYKHSLLKPDIELTPVSDKQKKEMQLLEKRFRDMNYTKGKLSDKEVETIRKKYDFYQITYKNGQVSGVPIYMVRASEAYERIIPDWDKDMLTKLGIEMRAYFDLMKRIAVAYNNSAAKPELQKEMKQKFLAMYDHITDQGVTYGSCWGNIHHYGYSVRGLYLAYFLMKDVLREAGKLPEAERTLLWYAITNEVYPKPEGNGIDMDSFNTQTTGRIASILMMEDTPEKLQYLRSFSRWIDYGCRPAPGLDGSFKIDGGAFHHRNNYPAYAVGGLDGATNMIYLFSQTEFAVSELAHETVRNVLFAMRFYCNKLNFPLSMSGRHPDGKGKLVPMHYAMMAMAGTSDGKSKFDKEMASAYLRLVSGTSSKGHEPDYMPKVSNAQERKIAKLLVDNGFRPEPDPQGNLALGYGCVSVQRRSNWSAVARGHSRYLWAAEHYLGHNLYGRYLAHGSLQILTAAPGQIVTPATSGWQQEGFDWNRIPGVTSIHLPLEQLKAKVLNVDTFSGMEEMLYSDEAFAGGLSQQKENGNFGIKLHEHDKYNGSHRARKSFHFIGEMIVCLGSDIENTNTEYPTETTIFQLAVTDKAGHDYWKNYHGDGKTWIDHLGTGYYVPVTAKFEKAFPQYSRMQDTGKETKGDWVSLVVNHGKAPKGGSYEYAVLPQTNETAMKSFSKKPAYKVLKQDCDAHIVYSPAKNIYSYVLFETPQAPLPGELLQQTDTSCLVMVHKESPNKLLLTVAQPDLALYRGASDEAFDKNGKRIERSIYSRPWIGNESGEIPVTVTLKGRWNVEETPFCKVLSSDRKQTVLRFTCKDGASFEVKLQK, encoded by the coding sequence ATGATGAAACAATCTTTTATCAGACTTGGAGTACTAACTCTATTTTCCTGTTTATGTTCTGCATTTCTTCATTCGCAAGTAGTAACAGATGAGCGGCTATTTTCTTTTGAAGCCCCCAAAGTTCCGGACTGTATAACGAGTACTCATTCTCAACTTTCCATCTCTGATATTCATTATAAAGATGGAAAACACTCGATGAAATGGGACTTTGAACCTGGCGGTATATTAGAACTTAAGAAAGACTTGAAATTTGAAAAGAAGGATCCGACTGGCAAAGACCTGTATCTTTCAGCTTTCATCGTATGGGTGTATAATGAAGAGCCCCAAAATACAACTATCGAATTTGAATTTTTGAAAGACGGCAGGAAATGTACTTCCTTTCCTTTCGGAATCAACTTTAAAGGTTGGCGTGCCGCATGGGTTTGTTATGAACGGGATATGCAAGGTGTGCCGGAAGAAGGCATGAATGAACTTCGCATTGTTGCTCCAAATTCAAAAGGATGCCTTTTCATCGATCATTTGATTACCGCTACCAAAGTGGATGCACGTCAGCAAACAGCCGATTTGCAAGTGCCTTTTGTAAATGCCGGAACTAATAATCATTGGTTGGTTGTTTACAAACACTCCCTTTTGAAGCCGGATATCGAGTTGACTCCTGTCAGTGACAAGCAAAAGAAAGAAATGCAACTGCTGGAGAAACGTTTCCGGGACATGAATTATACAAAAGGTAAGCTCTCGGATAAAGAAGTGGAAACTATCCGCAAGAAATATGATTTCTATCAGATTACTTATAAAAACGGTCAGGTATCGGGTGTACCTATTTATATGGTGCGCGCTTCAGAAGCTTATGAACGGATTATACCGGACTGGGACAAGGATATGCTGACCAAACTTGGTATAGAAATGCGTGCCTATTTTGATTTGATGAAACGGATTGCTGTTGCGTATAATAATAGTGCTGCGAAACCGGAACTTCAGAAAGAAATGAAGCAAAAATTCTTGGCTATGTATGACCATATAACTGACCAGGGGGTGACTTATGGCAGTTGTTGGGGGAATATCCATCATTACGGATATAGCGTTCGCGGATTGTATCTGGCATATTTCCTAATGAAAGACGTACTTCGTGAAGCCGGTAAGTTGCCAGAAGCTGAGCGTACATTGCTCTGGTATGCCATTACGAATGAAGTATATCCTAAACCGGAAGGCAACGGTATTGATATGGACTCATTTAACACACAGACCACCGGTCGTATCGCGAGTATCCTGATGATGGAAGATACACCGGAAAAGTTACAATATCTAAGGTCTTTCTCTCGTTGGATTGATTACGGTTGTCGCCCTGCTCCGGGATTGGATGGCTCATTCAAGATAGACGGCGGTGCTTTCCATCATCGTAATAATTACCCGGCTTATGCGGTTGGTGGCTTGGATGGAGCTACTAATATGATTTATCTTTTTAGTCAGACTGAGTTTGCAGTCTCAGAGTTGGCGCATGAAACGGTGAGAAATGTATTGTTTGCAATGCGTTTCTACTGCAATAAACTCAATTTCCCGTTATCAATGTCCGGTCGTCATCCCGATGGAAAGGGGAAATTAGTGCCGATGCACTATGCAATGATGGCTATGGCAGGAACTTCTGATGGAAAGTCTAAGTTCGATAAGGAGATGGCGTCTGCTTATCTGCGTCTTGTTTCAGGCACTTCTTCCAAAGGGCATGAGCCTGACTATATGCCAAAAGTATCCAATGCACAGGAACGGAAGATTGCAAAGCTGCTTGTCGATAACGGTTTCCGCCCTGAACCCGACCCGCAAGGAAACTTGGCACTTGGTTATGGCTGCGTGTCTGTGCAGCGCCGTAGTAACTGGTCTGCAGTGGCTCGCGGACATTCCCGCTATCTTTGGGCGGCAGAACATTATTTGGGGCATAATCTCTATGGCCGTTATTTGGCACATGGGAGTCTGCAAATTCTGACAGCAGCACCGGGGCAGATTGTTACTCCTGCCACAAGTGGATGGCAGCAGGAAGGTTTCGACTGGAACCGTATCCCGGGAGTGACTTCCATCCATCTTCCACTGGAACAGTTGAAAGCTAAAGTTTTGAATGTAGATACATTCTCCGGCATGGAAGAAATGCTTTATTCCGATGAAGCTTTTGCCGGCGGACTGTCACAACAGAAAGAAAATGGCAATTTCGGTATCAAATTGCACGAACATGATAAGTACAACGGTTCTCATCGGGCACGCAAATCTTTCCATTTCATCGGTGAAATGATTGTTTGCTTAGGTTCGGACATTGAAAATACCAATACAGAATATCCCACTGAAACTACAATATTCCAGTTGGCGGTAACTGATAAGGCTGGGCATGATTACTGGAAAAACTATCATGGTGATGGTAAAACATGGATTGATCATTTGGGAACCGGATATTATGTACCCGTTACTGCTAAGTTTGAGAAAGCTTTTCCACAATATTCCCGTATGCAGGATACAGGTAAGGAAACAAAAGGGGATTGGGTCTCATTAGTCGTGAATCATGGAAAAGCTCCGAAAGGCGGAAGTTATGAATATGCTGTCCTGCCACAAACAAATGAAACTGCTATGAAGTCATTTAGCAAGAAACCTGCTTATAAGGTACTGAAACAGGATTGTGATGCTCATATCGTGTATTCACCGGCAAAGAATATATACTCTTATGTACTCTTTGAGACTCCGCAAGCCCCTCTTCCTGGTGAATTATTACAGCAAACGGATACGTCTTGCCTGGTGATGGTTCACAAGGAATCTCCGAATAAACTTCTGCTGACTGTGGCACAGCCGGACTTGGCACTGTATCGAGGCGCAAGTGATGAAGCTTTCGATAAAAATGGAAAACGGATAGAACGCAGTATCTATTCCCGCCCATGGATCGGGAATGAAAGCGGTGAGATACCGGTTACTGTTACCTTGAAAGGCCGGTGGAATGTGGAGGAAACTCCTTTCTGTAAAGTCCTTTCGTCTGATAGGAAACAGACGGTACTCCGTTTTACTTGTAAAGACGGTGCTAGTTTCGAAGTGAAGTTACAGAAATAA